One stretch of Flavobacterium sp. 9 DNA includes these proteins:
- a CDS encoding RagB/SusD family nutrient uptake outer membrane protein: MKYFKNRTAFKFALLFTLLCSLQGCSDFLEQEPGTQISITEQLKNKQGMLQAVNGMYRGLEANVRGGVFPVYADVQGGNLKFTPSTTASSLGLISIPSPITNLYSFEDQSDNSNFSSFYSNSYSTINQSNLILEFVDALPDATEAEKNQIKAEALTVRAYSHFLLSEVYSQNYSYTDDASHLGIVYNKASLVQGLTYPARETVANTYTLIIDDITKALNLYADASLLTGPAYSYFNKTSAKALLARVYLSKKDWKNAYETSNDIILNSRVSLVNSADYIAQWEQPDLPVSEILLEFTIPKTTDGTASGSLSVPFGYTSATVYGDYAASQDLLDLYESNDIRKQLFLEKTIPTLVNLQFENKKYYFTKKFQGNPGYVAFRLSEQYLIRAEAALKLNNPEKAKADINTIRARSNATLLTDTNNLEELLFIERRKELCFEGHLLFDIARNKKDISRNDGCISLNCSLTYPSPKYIMPIPRYNINLNPNLKQNESY, encoded by the coding sequence ATGAAATATTTTAAAAATAGAACAGCGTTTAAATTTGCACTGCTTTTCACCTTACTTTGTTCCTTGCAAGGCTGTAGTGATTTTCTGGAGCAAGAACCTGGTACACAAATTTCGATTACAGAACAGCTAAAAAACAAACAAGGTATGTTACAAGCAGTAAATGGTATGTATCGTGGTCTTGAAGCTAATGTACGTGGAGGTGTTTTTCCTGTTTATGCGGATGTTCAGGGCGGAAATTTAAAATTTACACCTTCAACGACAGCCAGTTCACTAGGTTTAATTAGTATTCCGTCGCCTATTACAAACCTTTATTCTTTTGAAGATCAATCTGATAATTCTAATTTTTCGTCTTTTTACAGCAATAGTTACAGCACTATCAATCAATCAAATTTGATTTTAGAATTTGTCGATGCATTGCCGGATGCTACTGAAGCTGAAAAAAATCAAATAAAAGCCGAAGCCTTGACTGTTAGAGCGTATTCTCATTTTTTATTAAGCGAAGTTTACAGCCAAAATTACAGTTATACAGATGACGCATCGCATTTAGGAATCGTTTACAACAAAGCTTCATTGGTACAAGGTCTTACCTATCCGGCGAGAGAAACCGTTGCCAATACTTATACTTTGATAATCGATGATATTACAAAGGCTTTAAATCTATATGCTGACGCTTCGCTTTTGACTGGTCCTGCTTATTCTTATTTTAATAAAACAAGTGCAAAAGCATTATTGGCAAGGGTTTATTTGTCTAAAAAAGATTGGAAAAACGCCTACGAAACTTCGAATGATATTATTTTAAACTCACGCGTAAGCTTAGTGAATTCAGCTGATTATATCGCACAATGGGAACAACCAGATTTGCCAGTTTCTGAAATTTTACTTGAATTTACGATTCCCAAAACTACTGACGGAACTGCCAGCGGATCATTATCTGTTCCTTTCGGATATACTTCTGCAACTGTTTATGGCGATTATGCTGCCTCTCAGGATTTATTGGATTTATACGAAAGTAATGATATCAGAAAACAATTATTTCTGGAAAAAACAATTCCAACTCTTGTCAATTTGCAATTCGAAAACAAGAAGTATTATTTTACCAAAAAATTTCAGGGAAACCCCGGATATGTTGCCTTTAGATTAAGTGAACAATATTTAATTCGTGCCGAAGCTGCATTAAAACTTAACAATCCGGAGAAGGCAAAAGCAGATATTAATACAATAAGAGCAAGATCTAATGCCACTTTATTGACCGATACAAACAACCTCGAAGAGCTTTTATTTATCGAAAGAAGAAAAGAATTGTGTTTTGAAGGTCATTTACTTTTTGACATTGCCAGAAACAAAAAAGACATTTCACGCAATGACGGTTGTATTTCGCTTAACTGCTCGCTTACCTACCCGTCGCCAAAATATATAATGCCAATACCGCGCTACAACATTAACCTTAATCCAAACTTGAAACAAAATGAATCATACTAA
- a CDS encoding DUF6428 family protein, translated as MKLSDIKRILPTLENVEFQLENGTFVPEHFHVTEVGMISKNFIDCGGVIRHEKAVNFQLWNADDFEHRLKPTKLLNIITLSEEKLNIEDLEIEVEYQSETIGRYDLEFNGKNFILKSKTTACLAQDACGIPSQKQKISLTQLHSDSANSCSPDSGCC; from the coding sequence ATGAAACTATCAGACATTAAACGTATACTTCCGACACTTGAAAACGTAGAATTTCAATTAGAAAACGGGACTTTTGTTCCAGAACATTTCCATGTTACAGAAGTTGGAATGATCTCAAAAAACTTTATTGATTGTGGCGGTGTAATTCGTCATGAAAAAGCAGTAAACTTTCAACTTTGGAATGCAGATGATTTTGAACATCGTTTAAAACCAACTAAACTTTTGAACATCATTACTCTTTCTGAAGAAAAATTAAACATCGAAGATCTAGAGATTGAAGTTGAATATCAAAGCGAAACAATTGGCAGATATGACCTAGAATTCAATGGCAAAAATTTTATTCTGAAAAGTAAAACTACAGCTTGTTTAGCGCAAGATGCATGCGGAATTCCTTCGCAAAAGCAAAAAATAAGTTTGACTCAATTGCATAGTGACTCAGCAAATTCTTGTTCACCAGATTCGGGTTGTTGTTAA
- a CDS encoding helix-turn-helix transcriptional regulator, protein MGATKTEHFTDKQNQIATIAKALGHPARIAIIEYLLKVNECICGDIVNELPLAQPTVSQHLKELKNAGLIKGNIEGNAICYCINEETFDVLKTYFSNIIAVTKDQKCC, encoded by the coding sequence ATGGGAGCGACTAAAACAGAACATTTTACAGATAAGCAAAACCAAATTGCAACTATTGCCAAAGCATTAGGACATCCCGCAAGAATCGCCATTATTGAATATCTTTTGAAGGTAAACGAATGTATTTGTGGTGATATTGTAAACGAATTGCCACTTGCGCAACCTACCGTTTCTCAACATCTTAAAGAACTTAAAAATGCCGGGCTTATAAAAGGAAATATCGAGGGAAATGCGATTTGTTATTGCATCAACGAGGAAACTTTTGATGTTTTAAAAACTTACTTTTCGAATATTATTGCTGTCACCAAAGATCAGAAATGTTGCTAA
- a CDS encoding cytochrome-c peroxidase — protein MKLKKTIIPLLFLLSLTAYKSIDQPDYIDVQELRKLYSSGDPSIWPKAELDKNVDKKTFRDIGVLPTVPYPEYNPYSKEKESLGKILFFDPRLSTSGQIACASCHNPELGWTDNLTRSFGHDRQTGKRNSMTILNSAYATSLFWDGRAKSLEDQAQFPIGDPLEMNEKLTIAVDKIAKIKGYNALFEAAFGNKEVSLQRIQYAIATFERSINSPKSKFDQFVSGKSDAYTDSQVKGLHLFRTKAQCINCHNTPYFSDNQFHNDGQTLFGTKNEDFGRYNVTKNKADIGKFRTPTLREVVNTKPWMHHGHFPSLLDVVELYNLGNPSPVQKKYLGTERDSLIPKADPMLKKLDLNKEEINDLLAFIETLSTPTRRIIIPTLPK, from the coding sequence ATGAAATTGAAAAAAACGATAATCCCTCTTTTATTCCTGTTAAGTTTAACGGCTTACAAAAGCATTGATCAACCGGATTATATCGATGTTCAGGAATTACGAAAATTATATTCAAGTGGAGATCCATCCATTTGGCCAAAGGCTGAATTGGATAAAAATGTAGACAAAAAAACATTCCGTGATATTGGAGTGCTTCCTACTGTGCCTTATCCTGAATATAATCCGTATTCTAAGGAAAAAGAAAGTCTGGGTAAAATATTGTTTTTTGATCCGAGGTTATCTACAAGCGGACAAATTGCGTGCGCTTCCTGTCATAATCCGGAATTGGGCTGGACAGATAATTTAACGCGTTCTTTTGGTCATGATCGCCAAACGGGAAAACGAAATTCGATGACGATTTTAAATTCGGCGTATGCCACATCTTTATTTTGGGACGGACGTGCAAAAAGTTTAGAAGATCAGGCACAATTTCCGATTGGAGATCCTCTTGAAATGAACGAAAAACTAACAATTGCCGTTGATAAAATTGCAAAAATTAAAGGCTATAACGCTCTTTTTGAGGCTGCTTTTGGAAATAAAGAAGTATCCTTGCAACGCATACAATATGCCATCGCAACTTTTGAAAGATCAATAAATAGTCCTAAAAGTAAATTTGATCAGTTTGTTAGCGGAAAATCTGATGCTTATACAGATTCACAAGTAAAAGGTTTGCATTTGTTCAGAACCAAAGCGCAATGCATCAATTGTCATAATACACCTTATTTTAGTGACAATCAATTTCATAATGACGGACAAACTTTATTTGGAACAAAAAATGAAGATTTCGGACGTTATAATGTTACCAAAAACAAAGCAGATATTGGGAAATTCAGAACGCCAACACTACGTGAAGTCGTAAATACAAAACCATGGATGCATCACGGACATTTTCCGTCTTTATTGGATGTTGTTGAATTATACAATTTGGGAAATCCCTCGCCTGTTCAGAAAAAATATCTGGGTACAGAACGCGATTCTTTGATTCCAAAAGCAGATCCGATGCTTAAAAAACTGGATTTAAACAAAGAAGAAATTAATGATCTTTTGGCTTTTATAGAAACTTTGAGTACACCAACCCGAAGAATTATAATTCCAACTTTACCGAAATAA
- a CDS encoding SusC/RagA family TonB-linked outer membrane protein — translation MTFTIPNFRKILFFLALLISSFKGFSQNKGITLQLKNKPISFIIKSIEDQTDFRIIYNARKIDADQLADINVQNASLEVVLTQLFTGKNISFYIQKKQVLLTNSAPAPTSSNPDEKERFISGIVYSAKEKQPLAGATIRIKGTGMGAITDFNGKFVYQLKGNNINNMVLEAGFLGMESQAIKADNKKEFTFYLEEFTDELNQVVITSSYGTKKLKEEVVGSISSLNTKDIPVQQASESIDKMVEGQIAGVLVENVSGIGGPVKINIRGQGTLKSLSNSILGTSTQPLIIVDGVIMSEQAGIDNEYFNGGRLSEGLSNPLAMISPDNIEDFTVLKDAAAVGIYGADGANGVILITTKKGKKGKVQFGFSNQLGVSSAINQIKYLNGAQYTDLRNDYLKNSSTDYVPVPYNGINTDWFGLLNQSGIYNKYNFSVSGATSDFSYRSTITYLNIDEPQLGNTTKQLNGGINLGYRHSKWDINLSLNPSYIKKDAPNIYYDFAYLPTISPYNQDETYSNLGVSGGNTGGNPLAAIEQNKNETESRGILGSLNLGYELNKNIKFGTLFGLDYIDKVQDRYFSGENESGQNNGTFVLNEKTYPNWGRRLINNRNATKWNWQGQMLFNKEINKNNAIDGVVGFELSEEKANFDYSSASGFVNPNVINRVEDAMQDDNPATPLVDESKTRQVHGSDINYNSRVSLFSQINYNYKKKYYALVNFRRDESSVFGDDTNVAYNSGAGLAWIASNEDFLKSNSWIDFLKLKISYGSTGNSRIGSYRSKGLYTVLQNGYNGDTSASSSVSPNGNLSWEKNVKFNTGIDFNVFNTIELSLEYYYDSLSDLIVARDIPTETGYSSVQLNAADMYNKGFEFTTRIKWFQKGKFKWTSSFNISTVDNKVTDLVGLGSDYSLANIALAQKIGYSTSTIWGINWVGVDPATGRDLVKKNGQVYDAATYNRLFTNADWEPIGDTQPKAFGGFSNRFTLNNITLSVTGAFQWGGDKLISDEMISKPRTTSNRNMSVNAYDYWRNQGDVVSQPAPSNNTLLPNMSKYVYDATYIKISNINLSYNVPLKNTFLDTLTLFADVSNALYWYKEKSPAGMNGIREFNYTYPQARTISCGINTKF, via the coding sequence CTGATTTTAGAATCATTTATAATGCAAGAAAAATTGATGCCGATCAACTCGCGGATATTAATGTTCAAAATGCGTCTTTAGAAGTTGTTTTAACGCAATTATTTACTGGTAAAAACATCTCTTTTTACATACAGAAAAAGCAGGTTTTGTTAACGAACTCTGCTCCTGCTCCAACTTCTTCAAATCCTGATGAAAAGGAAAGATTTATTAGCGGAATCGTTTATAGTGCCAAAGAAAAACAACCGCTTGCCGGAGCAACAATACGTATAAAAGGTACTGGAATGGGCGCTATAACTGATTTTAACGGAAAATTTGTTTATCAGTTAAAAGGAAATAACATCAATAATATGGTGCTTGAAGCTGGCTTTTTAGGAATGGAATCTCAAGCTATTAAGGCAGATAATAAAAAAGAATTTACATTTTATCTGGAAGAATTTACAGATGAACTAAATCAGGTTGTTATTACGTCTTCTTACGGAACTAAAAAACTTAAAGAAGAAGTTGTTGGAAGTATTTCGAGCTTAAACACTAAAGATATTCCGGTACAACAAGCCTCAGAAAGTATTGATAAAATGGTCGAAGGGCAAATTGCCGGGGTTTTGGTCGAAAATGTTTCCGGAATTGGTGGTCCGGTTAAAATTAATATTCGTGGTCAGGGAACTTTAAAATCTTTATCTAACTCTATTTTAGGCACTTCTACTCAGCCTTTGATTATTGTTGATGGCGTAATTATGAGTGAACAAGCTGGTATTGATAATGAATATTTTAACGGAGGAAGATTATCTGAGGGATTATCGAATCCGTTAGCGATGATTTCGCCTGATAATATTGAAGATTTTACGGTTTTAAAAGATGCCGCTGCTGTTGGAATTTATGGTGCTGATGGTGCAAATGGTGTGATTTTGATTACGACAAAAAAGGGTAAAAAAGGGAAAGTTCAATTTGGATTTTCGAACCAACTTGGAGTTTCATCGGCTATTAATCAAATTAAATATTTGAATGGCGCGCAATATACGGACTTGCGAAATGATTATTTAAAAAATAGTTCTACAGATTATGTTCCGGTTCCTTATAATGGAATCAACACGGATTGGTTTGGATTATTGAACCAAAGCGGGATTTATAATAAATATAATTTTAGTGTTTCCGGAGCTACATCGGATTTCTCGTATCGAAGCACAATCACTTATCTAAATATCGATGAACCGCAATTAGGCAATACTACAAAACAGCTTAACGGAGGAATTAATTTAGGATATAGACATTCAAAATGGGATATTAATTTGTCATTAAATCCTAGTTATATCAAAAAAGATGCTCCTAATATTTATTATGATTTTGCTTATTTGCCAACAATTTCGCCTTATAATCAAGACGAAACTTACTCAAATCTTGGTGTATCGGGAGGAAATACCGGTGGAAATCCTTTGGCAGCAATTGAACAAAATAAGAATGAAACGGAAAGCCGTGGAATTTTAGGAAGTTTGAATTTAGGTTATGAATTAAATAAAAATATAAAATTCGGGACTTTATTTGGTCTGGATTATATCGATAAAGTTCAGGATCGCTATTTTTCGGGAGAAAATGAAAGCGGACAAAACAATGGAACTTTCGTCTTGAACGAAAAAACATATCCCAATTGGGGAAGACGCCTTATAAATAACCGAAATGCTACCAAATGGAACTGGCAGGGACAAATGTTATTTAATAAAGAAATCAATAAAAACAATGCGATAGACGGCGTTGTAGGTTTTGAACTTTCTGAAGAAAAGGCCAATTTTGATTATTCATCGGCTTCAGGATTTGTAAATCCTAACGTAATTAATCGCGTTGAAGATGCGATGCAAGATGATAATCCTGCAACTCCTTTGGTAGATGAAAGTAAAACGAGACAGGTTCACGGATCTGACATTAATTATAATTCAAGAGTTTCTTTATTCTCGCAGATCAACTACAATTACAAGAAAAAATATTATGCTTTAGTCAATTTCAGACGTGACGAAAGTTCTGTTTTTGGCGACGATACAAATGTTGCTTACAATAGCGGTGCAGGTTTAGCTTGGATTGCGAGCAACGAAGATTTCTTAAAATCAAATTCGTGGATTGATTTCTTAAAATTGAAAATAAGTTATGGTTCAACCGGTAATTCGCGCATAGGTTCTTATCGATCAAAAGGTCTTTATACTGTTTTGCAAAATGGTTATAATGGCGATACAAGTGCATCATCAAGCGTTTCTCCTAACGGAAATTTAAGCTGGGAGAAAAATGTAAAATTCAATACCGGAATCGATTTTAATGTATTCAATACAATCGAACTTTCATTAGAATATTATTATGATAGTTTATCTGATTTGATTGTTGCACGCGATATTCCAACCGAAACCGGTTATAGTTCTGTGCAATTAAATGCGGCAGATATGTACAATAAAGGTTTTGAATTTACGACAAGAATCAAATGGTTTCAAAAAGGAAAATTCAAATGGACTTCTTCTTTTAATATCTCGACGGTAGATAATAAAGTAACGGATTTGGTAGGTTTAGGAAGCGATTATTCATTGGCTAATATTGCTCTTGCTCAAAAAATTGGTTACAGTACTTCAACTATCTGGGGTATAAACTGGGTGGGCGTTGATCCCGCAACAGGAAGAGATTTGGTTAAAAAAAATGGACAAGTTTATGATGCCGCGACTTACAACAGATTGTTTACCAATGCTGATTGGGAACCAATTGGTGATACACAACCCAAGGCTTTTGGAGGTTTTAGCAATCGTTTTACGCTAAACAATATTACATTATCTGTAACAGGCGCTTTTCAATGGGGTGGCGATAAATTAATTTCGGATGAAATGATCTCAAAACCCAGAACGACTTCAAACCGAAATATGTCTGTAAATGCATACGATTACTGGAGAAATCAGGGCGATGTTGTTTCGCAGCCTGCGCCTAGTAACAATACATTATTACCTAATATGAGTAAATATGTTTATGACGCTACTTATATCAAAATCAGCAATATAAACCTGAGTTATAATGTTCCGCTAAAAAATACTTTTCTGGATACTTTGACCCTTTTTGCAGATGTTTCGAATGCATTGTATTGGTACAAAGAAAAAAGTCCGGCGGGAATGAATGGTATCAGAGAATTTAATTACACTTATCCGCAAGCCAGAACAATCTCCTGCGGAATTAATACTAAATTTTAA